DNA sequence from the Tachysurus fulvidraco isolate hzauxx_2018 chromosome 1, HZAU_PFXX_2.0, whole genome shotgun sequence genome:
ATCTCTCATTTTGTAGCGTTTTCCATCTCTCTTGGACATTCCTGAATCTGCAGACCTACGCTCCATCAAGCTTAGTCCTCACCTTTCTCTTGAAGATGTGACAGCATTTGTTTCTGAACTGACGGACAATGTGGAAATATTCTGCAATGAGTTCAAAATAATATCCAACGCAGGTATATCACTGGAATTTTCTAGAAAGAcaaagaagtgttttttttcctgcttaaaAATGGCTTGAAAAATGGCTGTGGAACAGTGGATATATTCttatgtgaaaatgtttttcaaatgtcTTAAGGGTGGTTTGTGGTTCAACTTTATAAAGGGTTTCTTTGTGGAGTCTTCTGTGTAAGATAAACTTCCTACATTTAGCctcctgggttatgtatgtttGGAGTTATTTTCTCCCTTTGCTATGGTCtggtgtactccggtttcctccatgCAGATTGCcgtctctaaattgtccatagtgtagAAATGACTGTGAGATTGTgcattattatactgtatttctgtttaattgttttttctgttgcagTAAAAGGATTCCACATTATCCCACTTCCTGAACCCAAAACCAGAGAAGAATTCCTACAGTGTAAGTTTCATTCTTTACACCACATacttaaatcaaatcaaattcaaattttatttgtcacatacacacagagtacgacatgcagtgacatGCTTTAGGTTTTCGCATGccccaggttattatgagcctggggtcagagcacaggttcAGCCATAGTTCAGTGCCCAAGGAGCAAGTGAgtttaaaggccttgctcaaggacccaaagttgatgtctcagcagcttgtgggcttgaacccccgaccttctgatcagtaacccgaaGCCTTAACACCCTtaacacaatatactgtacatagtatATGCAGGGACATTGAAATTCTATAGACCATGTTTGTATAAATGGTGAAACTGAAAATGACAATGACAACAAAACATTGAAGGAACCTCTTAAGCATGACATGTGATAAATCAGTAATACAGTCATTAAGCTCAGCCCCTGAAGCACATAAGCTCTCATAGACACACACTTGCCTTATATTTATGGCTTATTTTCTaagtatatttatatgaaatgatttttttacaaaatgttcattaaatgaATCAGTCAGCCAGCGATTTCATCTTGACAGTGAACTCGTAGTAACTCATCAATTATATGGTTAAAAATCAACCAATTAACATTCACATTTTTGAGTCTCTTTATatgtaaatttacacacaattaaACTGAATATTCAGGACACCACATTTCTTCTGTAAATAATCTTGTGACTAATTTCTGAATGAATTTGTTCATATCCAGTTTGATGAATAATGCCCCTTGTCGTCTATCTCCATCAGATTCCTGTGAGTTCACACTGGATCccaacacagtaaataaacacctctgtctgtctgagaagaacacGGTGGTGACCTGCAACGAAACAGTACAACAATATTCTGCTCATCCAGACAGATTTGATTATTATCTCCAGGTGTTGTgtagagagcgtgtgtgtggacTCTGTTACTGGGAAGTGGACTGGACTGGACATCGTGGGGTTTCTATAGCGGTGTCATATAAAACCATCAGCAGGAAAGGGAAGGGTACGGAATGTTTGTTTGGCCGAAACTATCAGTCCTGGAGATTGTTTTGCTATCCTTCCTACTACTCATTCAGACATATTAAGGAAGAAATTAAAATCCCAGTCGTTCCTAGCTCCTctagaataggagtgtatgtggatcacagggcaggaactctgtccttctacagcgtctcagacaccatgaagctcctccacagagtccacaccacattcactcagcctctttACCCCGGGTTTGTCGTTTGCTCAGGATCAACTATCAAGCTGTAATTATCAGATacttattgtatttttatataatatgatatatattacagtatttgATCTTAATGGATGAGAAATTATGAATTTGGATGTACAGATATACTGGGGCCTTTTAATTGTTTCCATCTTTTCCATGTATTAACAAACATCTCATTGCTGGGTGTATATTGTGTGCAGGATTGTCTATGCTATGGAAGTCTCTGGTTATATGAAAAGCCCTATAGTTCTAGACACATGAATAAAGCTTCTTTTAAAATTAGTTGGCTTCTCTAAATTTGTACCTGCTCACTTCTTTATTAAGCAggaaaagtaataataaaaaaaaaaagacgacacACTCCAACTAGCAACAATTTTATTATTCAACCATTTAAAATCTGAATTTTCACAATAAAATCGCAGAGAGagatatatttataatactttACCAAACAATCCAAATCGCAAATTCAATGTCAGGAGAACAGGCACAGGTCAGGCAATCAGCGAACAGAACAAACTTGGCTAGGTACAAGGTCAATCCAGAAAAgcataaacagaaaacaaagacTGATTCTAGACAGGAAATAAGGGGAAACTGAGTATATACATGTGCATGTTGTGGACACTGGTATTTTCTATTCATTAGGCCTGGCAGCACTTTCCCCTTCCATTTGGTACTAGAGCTGGGCTTTTTTTGCAATGAAAGTTCAGGATGGATCTGAATAGGTACTGTAGACTGGCTGTCCCTTAATGTTTAAAGGGAGGCGGCAGGTGTTTTCGGTTTTGAGGAAATGACTGGTTTTCAGATAGGATGTGTAAAATAATGTGGTTATGCTCCTATAACAATTGGGATCAAGCTGATACATAACTTGTTTACAGAGTCTGAATGGGCTGGGCAGCTGAGTAATGGCAGTGTGGACCCAGGTGACTGGAGCAAAGAgatttgtgaggtgtgtggtaTTTGGCTTGGTACTGTATAGCTGCTAGTAAATGGATATATGTACCTCATTGTAAAACCAGTGCATGCAGAAGAGTGGATTTGCCTTGATTTACTTAGAATGGGTGCTAGGACAGGGGAAAGTGTACAGGGGAAAGAATAGAGACCAGCAGGCTTGTCTATGGTTTAGACACTTTGTAGTTTGGAGTTACCAAAGGTTCTTGTGATCACTGCAAATACTACCTCATTAAAACCCCCATTATAGTGGCTgacctccctccatccctcctaTAAACCTCTTCCTTCCATCTTCATCAATCCTGCAGACGTCCACCAGATGATGGAACAAGCTTGCAGGACTTTCAATAATTAGGTTTCTGACACCCACATTTCTTGAGATTAATGGGCACAACCCCATCACACACTAGCCACTTTAATCACTAAGCAGTTGTTAAGTAATTACATTGTTTTCATTACCATACAACATTTATAGATACATACTCAGGAATTCTCAGCATTTACGTTTTGTGTGAATGCAATAAAATCAGGCATTTGGTGATATTCTTTGATGTTCAAGAGCAACCCCTGTGGCTAATTGTGGTACTGCAGACATTGTACTTTGTTCCCTTTTCTGTTATGAGCTTACAGACATACTGAGACCTTTTATTCACTTCTCACTTCTCCATGAGTCAACAGACATCTGCTTGCCCTTCCGATTGTGGTCTGGCATTATTCAGTGCTGTGTTATTTCATGTGGTGTCCTGGATTTTAATGCTGTGTTCAACACTTGGAAACTGAGTCACATTAAGTCAAGGCGCgaggtttctgttttttttttttttttaattgaaatcaattttgtattttttatattcacaGGATGTTACATTATCAACTGATATTCCTGTGTTTTTGATAAATGTTTTTCCAAAATCAATTTTGAGTGATTgagtattattgttataattattttttttgttgttgttaaagtaTGAATTATTGAAGATGTTTGTCTCTGTCAAAATGAGACGACTCAGGCCCACTGCCTCAACCAGTTATTTATTGTGAgaagatagacagatagacagatagttacacagtaaacacaaaagTATGGAATTAACAATACAAGCTAATTAACTAAATCAATTGATAAACATCTAGCCATTAACTGTATAGCTTTACATGTACCATATTTCATGTAAAGTGCCATAGTTCTATGCGTTCAACAATCATAATAGTTCatcaaaaaattttaaatgactaCCAAATCGTAtagtaaaatattaatgaataaacaacacattttaattgaatagaAAACACTTGATACAGATGTTCATTATTCCATTTAATCtcctgaatttatttatttgttcacttTAGTGAAACATGCCTTTGCATACCTCATTACAGCTTTAACTCTTTCCTCTGATTCAGGCGGAATCTGTCTCAGCTCTCTTAGTTTTTTAGCACAGTTCATTTTTCCAGTTTCCTCAGCTCGAAGGATCAAGAAGTCCAAAGCCTGAACAATGAAAGCagagtctggctttaaagcgaTTTCAGACAGTTTCATGATAGTGTTGTAGGTATCTTCCACcagtttagatttttctttttcattctcagACAGTTCTTCTTTCAGTCTCTTCTCTGTGCTTGTCTTCTCCTCTTCCTGTTTCTTGTTGATTTCAATCTTGTTTTTGATCTTTTCATAGCACTTTGAGTCAAACTTTATATCTGATGCTGAATTATTGATGCcttcatgttgttttttaagATCATCAAATGTCACCAAGATCTCTTTACTGAGTCGAACATATTTCTTGTTCTCTTTGACATGTTTACTGTAGTGACATTTACCTGTACATATAGTACAGTGGTTATTACTCATGACTTCACACCACTCGACATCCAGGGCACTCCAGCAATTATGCTTATGACAGTTCTCCTCACAGACAGTGCAACTGGTCACCTTTCTGTCCCACCATGAAGCATTTTCAATGGGAACTTTTTCTTTGTAATACTTTGTGACTGTGAAAGTAAAGTTTTCATTTCTCTTAATTTTTTCTTGGTTTTTCTCAAGAGCCTTCTGTATGTGAGTCAGTTCTTTACTCTTGCACTCTATAAACTCAATGCGGTTTTGTAGATTTAAAATACAGGCTTCTAGTCGTATGGACTCTTTCATAACACTTTCAGTGTTCATTAAGCTCTCTTTGTTCAGTTCTTTCAGGGAGGAAAAGAAATCATTGAAACTGTCCTCCGTTTGTTCCCAAGCTGTCTTGAGCGCTCTTTTATACTTCAGGCTCCCCTTCTCTCTTTGATGATTGTTAAATAAGAAATTCTCAGGTTCATTATCTTCATTTGTCCCGCAGGACCCTGCAGTgaatagtgaggacagctgagtgTATCCTCAGAATCACTTTTCCCTCTATCACTGACATTTACACCAAACGCTGCATCCTCAGTTCATGTCAGAATGTCCTTAGCTCTCTGTggtttatgtagcatcatggtcctggagaaagtgtttcatttcactatgtactgcggCAGCTATATATATGGCTAAAATGACCATAAAAACTTCTTGACTTTTGCTAAGAATAAATTCTCAAAATTAACAAAATGATCTAACAACAGAACAAGAATATTTCATGGTTTAAACTTTTAATATCTTGTATCTGGTTTGTTGTAATCTTGTAATGGCAAACACTACACAAATTTGATCatattcaagatatttaaaCTCGATTAGGTGCAATGCATGGATAGAACAACATTGCAGTGCACCATTGTTCATCAGCATATGTGAACTACGACCATAaacgtaaataaaaaaaaaacatttttgaaggagggacacaaataatacagtctaattgtacttataaagacatgtccccacagtgaaaaactttgcttttatcattattattgtagcatggagacgcgtcattatggttattttcaaagattttctcaggttcaatgacaaagcggatttttcttcaaaactatttattgcattgtttgcgttgtttacagttaagccatcaacatacaataaaatataaacacgactgttattgtgaaaaatatatataaaatatgtaatgttttgtaacaaaatcaattattaaatcatcaatttacagtaactgctctatgtataaaaacaacaaaacggctttggcgtgttagttacagtgacctatgcaacaagctattgtaaacaagctaacgttaaactaatatagcagattcatggaaaattacgtcagtaatcagcatttttgccgcaactaatttatgaataagTCTGCATcgactacattaaagagaatcgctttatttaaagtgaataaaatcccctacttaatggagttgaacattaattgagccgctgccacacacctgactcgtgtgtgcagagtaggtgagatgaactgggaaagcaggcagtgggtcaaaccactgtgaggaaggggaggggggagggggggggactCAACAGTTCTCAACAGACtcaactattttattttatttttatcttttgcaatttgtgaaaattttgatccTAATcaaaatttttgtttttgcaagaaaacaaaaactgaaAGTGATTTGTTCTGAATATTATTTTTGTAGAATTGTGAAGtaattctcttctcttcaatGCTCTTCTTCTTGTATATACGTAAGTGTAGCTAGCAAACTGTCACTACATTCTTGGATTCTCAAGCTGTTTAGACATGTTAAAGAATGCAGATAACTGAAAGTctaaggaaaaaacaaaaccttccATGTTGTTTTATGCCTAGTTACAGGTTACTCGGTGATGTTCATTGGCTGGGGTTTAACATTCAGGTGTGATTCCCTCATCCAGTGTCCACAAACTTCATTCTCATCATCTCGCTCCCGAAGGACATTTATACAAATAAGGTACAGTCAAGTAAatttcacttacatttacatctataACTTTGTAGTTATAGAGtagtaatattttaatgatgcagttttaacatttaccatttttttatttgtttttttcttactgtataatatttaaaattataagAATAATGAAATCAGCTCTCTAGCTCATGTTTCACGTCAATTTGATAGTTGTCTTTCTttataatttggaacaatctgtttatatttttgggTTAGTTCTAAAAAAGATCTTAACTTTTTTAAACCTTACCTTTTGGGTTAGTTCTAAGATGGATTTTTCTCTTGTCATGGGGAACaccaaaacaaagaaacattcaaagaaataaacaaaaaaactagaACTTTCCTGTGTAAATGtccagtaaataataataaacactcttttttactctttcaaaatggcaggggaaCAAATAATGTAACAGATTTAATTAAAGCAAATTCAACCAATTATCTATTTGATGTAtgattaaaaagataaaatagcCAAGATGTATTAATGGGCTATGATAAAGTAATAGGATTTTTCAAatcttaattttaataaaattctaaatTCCATCAACAGGTTATGCAATTGTGATTGGATTGAGAGGAATGAGGTAATTGAACTAGCATAATGGCTACAAGGTAAGTACTTTTTATTctcaaatattacaaaaataaaaaaatgacagcatTTTACATCTTATTCAGACTTACGTTTTGAAATGATTGAGGGCATGTTAAGTATAAATTGTCATCACATTGAACCAGATTTTTATCTGTCATTAGATCTAACAGATTTCAAGAGACATCATCAGTACATGATTTAATCCAGAAGACTAAATTAATCAGTAAAGGTCCACCTGCACGACGTCGTCTCATCACAACCAGAAGCAATCTTGAAAAAGACGGATCAGTGAGAAAATGGACATTTGGACAGAGAGACATCAATATGCAAAACAAAATTGTACTGATGGTAGGAGAAACTCGAACAGGCAAAACTACTCTGATTAATGTTATGACTAATTATATACTCGGGGTGACGTTTACAGATGAAGTGTGGTTTGAGATTAcagaagagggagaagagaatCAGTCAGATCAGTCAAAAAGTCAAACAACTAAAGTCACAGTGTATGAGGTGTTTGCCCAGAACAACCCAATCTGTCTGACCATCATTGACACTCCAGGTTATGGAGACACCAGGGGAACAGAAAATGACAAACAGATCGCTGAGAATCTGTACAAACTGTTTCACAGTGATAGTGGAGTGAAAGAAATTGATGCAGTGTGTCTGGTGTTGAAGGCATCTGTGACCGACAGCAATACATCTTTGATGCAGTTTTGTCTTTATTTGGTAAAGACATAGAGAACAACATTGTGATGTTTATCACTCACTCA
Encoded proteins:
- the LOC113648513 gene encoding uncharacterized protein LOC113648513; the protein is MNNGSCGTNEDNEPENFLFNNHQREKGSLKYKRALKTAWEQTEDSFNDFFSSLKELNKESLMNTESVMKESIRLEACILNLQNRIEFIECKSKELTHIQKALEKNQEKIKRNENFTFTVTKYYKEKVPIENASWWDRKVTSCTVCEENCHKHNCWSALDVEWCEVMSNNHCTICTGKCHYSKHVKENKKYVRLSKEILVTFDDLKKQHEGINNSASDIKFDSKCYEKIKNKIEINKKQEEEKTSTEKRLKEELSENEKEKSKLVEDTYNTIMKLSEIALKPDSAFIVQALDFLILRAEETGKMNCAKKLRELRQIPPESEERVKAVMSHLGPHCHYSAAQPIQTL